In Paroedura picta isolate Pp20150507F chromosome 12, Ppicta_v3.0, whole genome shotgun sequence, one DNA window encodes the following:
- the HEPACAM gene encoding hepatic and glial cell adhesion molecule isoform X2 codes for MMGADLLEGVNITSPVLLIHGTVGKPALLSVKYTSTSNDKPVIKWQVKRDKPVTVVQSIGTGIIGNLRADYKDRIKIFENGSLLINELQLSDEGMYEVEISITDDTFTGEMNINLTVDVPISKPHVVLASSTVLELSEFFMLNCSHENGTKPAYTWLKDGKPLSNDSRLILSHDQKVLTITRVLMSDDDTYSCLVENPISSGRSVPIKLTVYRRSSLYIILSTGGIFLLVTLVTVCACWKPSKKNKHKLEKQSSSEYVDQNDEHSKHEVEIVPRSGEHERKNPVALYILKDKESPEAEEESLPESRNAAEPVPPSYSSSPPPPGRSPGPPVRSARRYHRSPARSPATSRTHISPTRSPTPPGRPQNTTRLVRTSGVHIIREQQGESSPVEINACG; via the exons aTCTATTAGAAGGGGTCAATATCACCAGCCCAGTGCTTTTAATTCACGGTACGGTTGGTAAGCCCGCCCTCCTCTCCGTGAAATACACCAGCACGAGCAATGATAAGCCTGTGATCAAGTGGCAAGTGAAGCGGGACAAGCCTGTTACTGTGGTACAGTCGATTGGCACAGGGATTATTGGGAACCTGCGCGCGGACTACAAGGATCGGATTAAAATCTTTGAAAATGGCTCCTTGCTGATCAACGAACTGCAGTTGTCTGACGAGGGCATGTACGAGGTGGAGATCTCCATCACGGATGACACCTTCACGGGCGAGATGAATATTAACCTTACAGTGGATG ttccCATTTCAAAACCTCATGTAGtcctggcttcctccactgtattGGAGCTAAGTGAATTTTTCATGTTGAACTGTTCGCATGAGAACGGCACCAAGCCCGCCTACACCTGGCTGAAGGATGGCAAGCCACTCAGCAATGACTCCCGCCTGATCCTCTCCCACGATCAGAAGGTGCTCACTATCACCCGAGTCCTAATGTCCGACGATGACACGTACAGTTGTCTGGTAGAGAACCCCATCAGCAGTGGCCGGAGCGTCCCCATAAAACTGACAGTGTACA GAAGGAGCTCTCTCTATATAATCCTTTCCACAGGGGGGATTTTTCTTCTCGTTACATTAGTGACCGTCTGTGCCTGCTGGAAACCATCCAAGAA GAACAAACACAAACTGGAGAAGCAAAGCTCCTCTGAATATGTGGATCAGAATGATGAACATTCAAAGCATGAAG TTGAGATTGTTCCTCGGAGTGGAGAACATGAGCGGAAGAATCCAGTGGCTTTGTACATCCTGAAGGACAAA GAATCTCcagaagcagaagaggaatctcTTCCCGAGTCCAGGAATGCCGCGGAACCGGTACCACCCAGTTACTCCAGCTCTCCGCCTCCTCCCGGAAGGTCACCCGGACCCCCCGTCCGGTCCGCTCGCAGATATCATCGCTCCCCAGCCCGGTCTCCAGCCACCTCCAGAACACACATATCTCCCACCAGGTCCCCCACCCCGCCGGGACGCCCCCAAAACACCACACGCTTGGTGCGGACTTCTGGAGTTCATATCATCCGGGAGCAGCAAGGGGAATCCAGCCCGGTGGAGATCAATGCCTGTGGATAG
- the HEPACAM gene encoding hepatic and glial cell adhesion molecule isoform X1 has product MKRGRQVLSRVLSAPGFVQLACLFIIYTDLLEGVNITSPVLLIHGTVGKPALLSVKYTSTSNDKPVIKWQVKRDKPVTVVQSIGTGIIGNLRADYKDRIKIFENGSLLINELQLSDEGMYEVEISITDDTFTGEMNINLTVDVPISKPHVVLASSTVLELSEFFMLNCSHENGTKPAYTWLKDGKPLSNDSRLILSHDQKVLTITRVLMSDDDTYSCLVENPISSGRSVPIKLTVYRRSSLYIILSTGGIFLLVTLVTVCACWKPSKKNKHKLEKQSSSEYVDQNDEHSKHEVEIVPRSGEHERKNPVALYILKDKESPEAEEESLPESRNAAEPVPPSYSSSPPPPGRSPGPPVRSARRYHRSPARSPATSRTHISPTRSPTPPGRPQNTTRLVRTSGVHIIREQQGESSPVEINACG; this is encoded by the exons ATGAAGAGGGGAAGGCAAGTCTTGTCCAGAGTTCTCAGTGCTCCGGGTTTCGTGCAGTTAGCTTGCCTTTTTATAATCTACACAG aTCTATTAGAAGGGGTCAATATCACCAGCCCAGTGCTTTTAATTCACGGTACGGTTGGTAAGCCCGCCCTCCTCTCCGTGAAATACACCAGCACGAGCAATGATAAGCCTGTGATCAAGTGGCAAGTGAAGCGGGACAAGCCTGTTACTGTGGTACAGTCGATTGGCACAGGGATTATTGGGAACCTGCGCGCGGACTACAAGGATCGGATTAAAATCTTTGAAAATGGCTCCTTGCTGATCAACGAACTGCAGTTGTCTGACGAGGGCATGTACGAGGTGGAGATCTCCATCACGGATGACACCTTCACGGGCGAGATGAATATTAACCTTACAGTGGATG ttccCATTTCAAAACCTCATGTAGtcctggcttcctccactgtattGGAGCTAAGTGAATTTTTCATGTTGAACTGTTCGCATGAGAACGGCACCAAGCCCGCCTACACCTGGCTGAAGGATGGCAAGCCACTCAGCAATGACTCCCGCCTGATCCTCTCCCACGATCAGAAGGTGCTCACTATCACCCGAGTCCTAATGTCCGACGATGACACGTACAGTTGTCTGGTAGAGAACCCCATCAGCAGTGGCCGGAGCGTCCCCATAAAACTGACAGTGTACA GAAGGAGCTCTCTCTATATAATCCTTTCCACAGGGGGGATTTTTCTTCTCGTTACATTAGTGACCGTCTGTGCCTGCTGGAAACCATCCAAGAA GAACAAACACAAACTGGAGAAGCAAAGCTCCTCTGAATATGTGGATCAGAATGATGAACATTCAAAGCATGAAG TTGAGATTGTTCCTCGGAGTGGAGAACATGAGCGGAAGAATCCAGTGGCTTTGTACATCCTGAAGGACAAA GAATCTCcagaagcagaagaggaatctcTTCCCGAGTCCAGGAATGCCGCGGAACCGGTACCACCCAGTTACTCCAGCTCTCCGCCTCCTCCCGGAAGGTCACCCGGACCCCCCGTCCGGTCCGCTCGCAGATATCATCGCTCCCCAGCCCGGTCTCCAGCCACCTCCAGAACACACATATCTCCCACCAGGTCCCCCACCCCGCCGGGACGCCCCCAAAACACCACACGCTTGGTGCGGACTTCTGGAGTTCATATCATCCGGGAGCAGCAAGGGGAATCCAGCCCGGTGGAGATCAATGCCTGTGGATAG